A section of the Pediococcus inopinatus genome encodes:
- a CDS encoding DUF2179 domain-containing protein produces the protein MNYGQLALIFTLSFAYITMNTIRTLLEMKGYKLWASLLSIAEIVTYVVGLSLVLSKLNNVWNIAAYALGYGAGIYFGTWLEDRLRLGLLNVNVILPKTDESKKFAENIRDEGYGVTVKNAQGREGARLEFEILTPRKREQHLYNFIEANNPDAFIISYEPKFIKGGFWRKNLRKRVQKQNRNIE, from the coding sequence ATGAATTACGGACAACTTGCACTTATTTTTACCCTTAGTTTTGCTTACATTACCATGAACACTATCCGAACTCTTTTAGAGATGAAAGGCTATAAACTATGGGCTTCCTTACTTTCGATTGCAGAAATTGTGACCTACGTGGTGGGTTTAAGCTTGGTGTTAAGCAAACTTAATAATGTCTGGAATATTGCTGCTTACGCCCTCGGTTATGGCGCCGGTATTTATTTTGGAACCTGGCTGGAGGACAGACTACGCCTCGGATTATTGAATGTAAATGTCATTCTACCTAAAACGGACGAAAGCAAAAAGTTTGCTGAAAACATCCGTGACGAAGGTTATGGTGTAACTGTCAAAAATGCCCAAGGACGTGAAGGTGCTCGCTTAGAATTTGAAATCTTAACCCCTCGTAAACGAGAACAACATCTCTACAACTTTATCGAGGCCAACAATCCAGACGCTTTTATTATTTCTTATGAACCAAAATTCATTAAGGGTGGCTTTTGGCGCAAAAATTTACGAA
- a CDS encoding biotin--[acetyl-CoA-carboxylase] ligase yields the protein MLKSLKDVCLFLSQSIDKIKKKVEEVFAIKFNFKKLQQKSIAAGFNIDFHIFDQIDSTNSEAKRVGRQLERITQPQIFIANHQTAGYGRLKRDFYSPEDSGLYISFLIPVVGKTFNPGLLTTMTAVASAEAIQKHFSVQLQIKWVNDLILNKRKVGGILAEAITDPITNQLAGVVIGIGVNLYTQSFPAEIQQIATSLSDQAEAKDQTDFLADFVNNFLNHLKTYQNADFMSKYRQLSSVIGQQVQVQFQNKTVVGVVETIDDQGRLILQTTQQRLVISSGEIIHVSPTKSN from the coding sequence TTGTTAAAATCACTAAAAGACGTTTGCTTGTTCTTATCTCAATCAATTGATAAGATTAAGAAAAAAGTAGAGGAAGTTTTCGCAATCAAATTTAATTTTAAAAAACTTCAACAAAAAAGTATCGCAGCGGGATTTAATATTGACTTTCACATCTTTGATCAGATTGATTCGACTAACTCAGAGGCCAAACGAGTGGGTCGGCAACTTGAACGCATAACCCAGCCGCAAATTTTTATTGCGAATCATCAAACAGCAGGATATGGACGATTAAAACGTGATTTTTATTCACCTGAAGACAGTGGCTTATACATTAGTTTTTTAATTCCAGTGGTGGGGAAGACATTTAATCCGGGATTATTGACAACAATGACTGCGGTGGCCAGTGCAGAAGCGATTCAAAAACATTTTTCGGTTCAGTTGCAGATCAAATGGGTAAATGATTTGATTTTAAATAAGCGAAAAGTGGGCGGAATTCTGGCTGAGGCAATCACTGATCCGATAACCAATCAATTAGCAGGAGTGGTGATCGGGATTGGTGTAAATTTATATACCCAATCTTTTCCAGCAGAGATTCAACAAATTGCGACCTCTTTAAGTGATCAAGCGGAGGCTAAGGACCAAACGGACTTTTTGGCTGATTTTGTGAATAACTTTTTAAACCACCTAAAAACTTATCAAAACGCAGATTTTATGTCGAAGTATCGGCAGCTATCATCTGTAATTGGCCAGCAAGTTCAAGTTCAGTTTCAAAATAAGACCGTTGTTGGCGTCGTTGAAACGATTGATGACCAAGGAAGACTAATTTTACAAACCACACAACAAAGGCTAGTCATCTCAAGTGGCGAAATTATTCACGTAAGTCCAACTAAATCCAATTAA